One region of Astyanax mexicanus isolate ESR-SI-001 chromosome 15, AstMex3_surface, whole genome shotgun sequence genomic DNA includes:
- the tnrc6ba gene encoding trinucleotide repeat-containing gene 6B protein isoform X4 — protein MPYLTLRFKAATHWFVVKEHREREQQFMEDKKRKKEDKRKRETSQKVVEQKNKVPELTKPPSAQSLATPNSVSPSPGPVPSTTSSIATPAAGTPPQGGNNAKRPAVANGQPSPSTQAPQRYMPREVPPRFRCQQDHKVLLKRGQPPLSSMLLGGSNNGGDSPSAAVTAASDSSLGSAGPAAPSLSHTSSSSSIAASSTTTSSNYANSMWGASSGSQPLSQGREKVIVDGSDLEEWPSIAAGDGARTGDATVTGGADGSVVPNCSASWGERHLQQQPKAVGGGNDGGKSVSSGSPSPPSSSCSTNECMQPSSVVWGSQGVIGGNAVAAGSLPPISKASPLPGTDCSVGVSCGIPGANFNPNANPSAWPALVQDGAGAAATEGGPTPLQSSKSLSANNSISVNQASHQHQLHQMQYRDVEPSCRDWGGAALEPGAGPKNTGMKEGGDLDCGSSGGGDLSASSSSSASSCAWRAQPFPANSKTGASRTDAWESGATGSSVSAEGGNSWGFRGQDDRQGGSTWGTGNGGQISGVSQGEWGGGVGDWGNSSGVGNPSGGNGGGSSSNSSSSGGSVSNPSVSSSTPSTMIRAWDNQKGTGGDGGTGDTSEWGGQGSRGGGGTLSSSGAENSRSGNQHHGHHRSQQPCNAEVALQSLLSRTDLDPRVLSNTGWGQTQIRQNVAWDLEADRGAASGAKSSAPSHPLYSGSTGTSTTAPSSSSLIPGAPQNSNSNSIVGPPSVSPREGWDSSSSSSGSSLPSRGPQPSGNSIQNPGVSQVGSGVGNSSGGQSKHFGGWGEPNPSESQGKCWGSEGQEWRENTAGSGSSGWGDFRQQGTPAGGDWGNSQEEKGTGGWKEMRRGDGGNWGQRSGNEWGERESKTSSGGWGGGKDGGGTGGDSEVGTWGSWDEGAPRKAWGAGGTETGGVGTGGGNMGNKSHSSWGGSVHPSQMPNSQTASLKGQAQQQQQSQPQQSQSLDTGAMQGGWGRQGGSSAQSQSSGWTSGPIPQISSGTGSSSDPSGWEEPSPQSISRKKEIDDGTSAWGDPNKYAYVNYWDKNNDPSDQPLQAQPQGPPPPQSVRKPAAPASRDVNLTHSSNKGPAMVAPSGWGGNGSPSSPCVDNGTAAWGKPTEIPSGWGDPEDTGNASGWGNPSPNPVKSVSKSMQEGWGEREGSVSASRHSSWEEEEEGGVMWNSAGSQGSSSSYNSGGWGNKKGNKGPIKSGDSWINPINRQFSNMGILGEDPSGRPLDLAPGPPQDKKMDGDKRGVGLSDYNGDMRKGGRGGPGGVVFRSSSSKEVGPGEPGPYYDKQTLPFTNQDGCLGEEGPCSPYSPPTVFKPSPLYNHPNPPRQMGSHMFGSSGGMAQPRHQQGVPPINPTVRAQVPHQFLSPQVPGSVLKQMPPPSCGVGGVSGGVFPPQLSPQNIAMLSSIYSPQIQFQLACQLLLQQQPQQQQPQQPQLLQNQRKFPPNVRQQADPQQLARIMAVLQQQRQQQQQVGSTGGSSKLSPSHLGSGGPKMPMPDSLTHPAMGGSVADLHQKSSAAYSGFGSGLELGSMVGASSGLKEGGGQQSRFKWMMEGHSPAPSSPDSAIHKNGPIAAPVKRGSSPYSQYEMLGVDSLGVPSDSWQRTPGNKMGNKTGTSTWPPEFQPGVPWKGIPSVDPESDPYMTPGGILSSSTVSSINDTEHPLLRDNTESTPSLNTLLPSPGAWPYSASDSPLNNAHNPAKYTEYKPSWPPEPIGHNKPWKTNRSTSQLPRPPPGLTHQKQPSVSPWAGGAPRLGRGWGGSGGSQESRYGPGSTWSDGGASRGSCWLVLSNLTPQIDGSTLRTICMQHGPLLTFHLGLTQGSALIRYSTRQEAAKAQSALHMCVLGNTTILAEFVSEEEVARYFAHSQAGGAGSTTGASAGGAVTGPTGAAVSSGPGAVGAGSAGSIPGGERERPGGGSTIAGGSNNGAVGGPAGSGWQSLDGTGNSPDPVSAQGSGLGIFAQWSNGAGGGVMGSGTAGVEPSRQGLWGGMAAGYPSSSLWGSPALEDRHQMSSPAALLPGDLLGGGSDSI, from the exons ATGCCTTACTTGACATTACGGTTTAAAGCCGCGACTCATTGGTTTGTAGT aaaggAGCACCGGGAAAGGGAACAGCAGTTCATGGAAGACAAGAAAAGgaagaaggaagataaaagaaAAAGGGAAACCTCACAGAAG GTGGTCGAGCAAAAAAACAAAG TGCCAGAACTGACCAAGCCCCCATCTGCCCAGTCTCTTGCCACACCTAACTCGGTCTCCCCTAGCCCTGGCCCTGTTCCTTCTACAACCTCCTCCATTGCCACCCCGGCTGCTGGCACCCCCCCTCAGGGTGGGAACAATGCTAAGCGGCCGGCGGTGGCCAACGGACAGCCCTCCCCCAGCACCCAGGCCCCCCAGCGCTACATGCCCCGAGAAGTGCCCCCTCGATTCCGTTGCCAGCAGGACCACAAAGTGCTACTGAAAAGGGGCCAGCCTCCACTGTCCTCCATGCTGCTGGGGGGAAGCAACAATGGGGGAGACAGCCCCAGTGCAGCAGTGACTGCTGCTTCAG ATTCCAGCCTGGGTTCTGCAGGTCCAGCTGCTCCCTCTCTGTCCCACACGTCATCCTCCTCATCAATCGCTgcttcttctactactacttcttcAAATTATGCAAATTCCATGTGGGGGGCAAGCTCTGGCAGCCAGCCCCTCTCTCAGGGCAGGGAGAAAGTGATAGTGGATGGGTCGGACCTGGAGGAATGGCCCAGCATTGCTGCTGGAGACGGGGCCAGAACAGGAGATGCGACAGTTACTGGAGGAGCAGATGGCAGCGTAGTACCGAACTGCAGTGCCTCATGGGGTGAACGGCACCTCCAGCAGCAGCCAAAGGCTGTGGGAGGAGGGAATGACGGAGGGAAAAGTGTCAGTTCTGGTAGCCCCTCCCCACCTTCATCCTCCTGTTCAACCAATGAATGTATGCAGCCTAGTAGTGTTGTTTGGGGGTCCCAGGGAGTCATAGGAGGAAATGCAGTAGCAGCAGGGTCATTACCCCCCATATCCAAAGCCTCCCCTCTCCCAGGGACTGATTGCTCTGTTGGCGTCAGCTGCGGAATTCCAGGTGCCAACTTTAACCCTAATGCCAACCCCTCTGCCTGGCCAGCTCTGGTACAGGATGGGGCTGGGGCAGCTGCAACAGAGGGTGGCCCCACTCCTCTCCAAAGCTCAAAGTCATTGTCTGCCAACAACTCCATTTCTGTGAATCAAGCCTCTCATCAGCACCAACTTCACCAAATGCAATACAGAGACGTAGAGCCATCCTGTAGAGACTGGGGTGGTGCGGCACTGGAGCCAGGAGCTGGACCAAAAAACACAGGCATGAAGGAAGGAGGTGATCTGGACTGTGGAAGTTCAGGTGGTGGGGATCTCTCTGCCTCGTCTTCCTCCTCCGCCTCTTCATGTGCTTGGAGAGCTCAGCCTTTTCCTGCAAATTCCAAAACGGGTGCCTCTAGGACTGATGCTTGGGAGAGTGGAGCAACAGGAAGCTCTGTCTCTGCTGAAGGGGGAAACTCATGGGGGTTCAGAGGACAAGATGATAGACAGGGTGGAAGTACATGGGGCACCGGAAATGGTGGTCAGATATCTGGGGTATCTCAGGGAGAATGGGGTGGGGGAGTTGGGGATTGGGGTAATTCAAGCGGTGTTGGCAATCCAAGTGGTGGAAATGGAGGTGGCTCAagtagtaacagcagcagcagtggtggcaGCGTAAGCAACCCTTCAGTTTCTTCCTCTACACCTTCGACTATGATAAGAGCTTGGGACAATCAGAAAGGAACTGGAGGAGATGGAGGGACAGGAGACACCAGTGAATGGGGAGGTCAAGGCAGCAGAGGCGGAGGAGGTACCTTATCCTCAAGTGGTGCAGAAAACTCGAGAAGTGGCAATCAGCACCATGGCCACCACCGCTCTCAACAGCCTTGCAACGCTGAAGTGGCCTTACAGAGTCTGCTTAGTCGGACGGACCTAGACCCTAGAGTGCTGTCAAACACGGGATGGGGACAGACACAGATTCGACAGAATGTGGCATGGGACTTGGAGGCAGATAGAGGAGCAGCAAGTGGAGCCAAATCTTCTGCACCAAGCCATCCACTGTATTCTGGCTCTACTGGAACATCAACCACTGCCccatcatcttcatcactgaTTCCTGGTGCACCCCAGAACTCAAATTCCAATTCCATCGTCGGACCCCCATCGGTCTCACCTCGTGAAGGCTGGgatagcagcagtagcagcagtggtTCCTCTTTGCCCAGTCGAGGTCCACAACCCTCTGGCAACAGTATTCAAAACCCTGGTGTTTCACAGGTTGGAAGTGGAGTGGGTAATTCATCAGGGGGGCAGAGCAAGCATTTTGGGGGCTGGGGAGAGCCAAATCCATCTGAGAGCCAAGGAAAATGTTGGGGCAGTGAGGGACAGGAGTGGAGAGAAAACACAGCAGGGAGCGGGTCAAGTGGATGGGGTGATTTTCGACAACAGGGTACTCCAGCAGGTGGAGACTGGGGAAACAGTCAGGAGGAGAAAGGGACCGGAGGTTGGAAAGAGATGCGAAGAGGAGATGGGGGAAATTGGGGACAGAGAAGCGGTAATGAATGGGGAGAACGTGAGTCAAAGACAAGCAGTGGGGGTTGGGGTGGTGGGAAGGATGGTGGAGGTACAGGTGGAGATTCAGAAGTAGGTACATGGGGCAGCTGGGATGAAGGAGCTCCAAGAAAAGCTTGGGGAGCAGGAGGTACCGAGACAGGAGGTGTTGGGACAGGAGGGGGGAACATGGGAAACAAATCTCACTCAAGCTGGGGTGGCAGCGTACACCCTTCACAGATGCCAAACAGCCAGACGGCCTCTCTGAAAGGTCAGGCACAACAGCAGCAACAATCACAGCCCCAGCAGTCGCAGTCGCTGGATACAGGGGCCATGCAAGGGGGCTGGGGAAGACAAGGTGGTTCTTCAGCCCAGAGCCAAAGTTCAGGATGGACCTCAGGGCCCATACCTCAAATATCCAGTGGAACTGGAAGCAGTTCAGACCCTAGTGGTTGGGAGGAGCCTTCGCCACAGTCTATAAGCAGGAAAAAGGAAATAGATGATGGAACATCTGCCTGGGGTGATCCCAATAAGTATGCCTATGTCAATTATTGGGACAAAAACAATGACCCATCTGACCAACCGTTGCAGGCTCAGCCCCAGGGGCCTCCTCCACCTCAATCAGTAAGGAAGCCTGCAGCTCCTGCAAGCAGAGATGTGAACCTCACGCACTCCTCCAACAAGGGCCCTGCAATGG TAGCTCCGTCTGGATGGGGAGGGAATGGCTCTCCCTCCAGTCCGTGTGTGGACAACGGCACTGCAGCTTGGGGCAAGCCCACAGAAATACCTAGTGGTTGGGGTGACCCAGAAGACACTGGGAATGCCTCGGGCTGGGGTAACCCATCTCCCAACCCAGTAAAATCTG TTTCAAAGTCTATGCAAGAAGGTTGGGGTGAGCGAGAGGGATCTGTTAGTGCTTCACGCCACTCCAGCtgggaagaggaggaagaaggggGCGTAATGTGGAACAGTGCTGGATCTCAAGGCAGCAGCTCTTCCTATAACTCTGGGGGCTGGGGAAACAAGAAGGGAAACAAG GGTCCAATAAAAAGTGGAGACTCTTGGATAAACCCTATTAATAGACAGTTCTCTAACATGGGGATTCTG GGAGAGGATCCCAGTGGCCGTCCACTGGATCTGGCCCCTGGCCCTCCTCAAGATAAAAAGATGGATGGAGACAAACGAGGAGTGGGTTTGAGTGACTACAATGGAGATATGCGCAAAGGAGGTCGTGGAGGGCCAGGAGGCGTAGTCTTCCGTTCGTCTAGTTCCAAAGAGGTGGGGCCTGGTGAGCCTGGGCCTTACTATGACAAG CAGACCTTGCCTTTCACCAATCAGGATGGGTGCCTTGGGGAGGAGGGGCCTTGTTCTCCATATTCTCCACCCACAGTCTTCAAGCCCTCTCCCCTCTACAACCACCCCAATCCCCCTAGACAA ATGGGTAGTCATATGTTTGGAAGTAGTGGTGGGATGGCGCAACCCAGGCACCAGCAAGGAGTGCCACCCATTAACCCGACTGTACGAGCGCAAGTGCCTCATCAGTTCCTGTCACCTCAG GTGCCAGGCTCTGTTCTGAAGCAAATGCCTCCTCCAAGCTGTGGCGTTGGAGGAGTCAGTGGAGGGGTTTTTCCACCTCAGCTTTCCCCACAGAACATCGCCATGCTCAGCAGCATTTATTCCCCTCAAATTCAGTTCCAGCTG GCCTGTCAgctgctcctccagcagcagcctcAACAGCAGCAGCCTCAACAGCCGCAGCTTTTGCAGAACCAGCGCAAGTTCCCTCCAAATGTGCGTCAGCAAGCAGACCCACAACAG CTTGCCAGAATCATGGCTGTTctccagcagcagagacagcaacagcagcaggtgGGTAGTACAGGTGGGAGCTCTAAGCTGTCCCCCTCTCACCTTGGCAGTGGTGGTCCAAAAATGCCCATGCCTGACTCCCTTACTCACCCTGCCATGGGAGGCTCAGTAGCTGACCTGCATCAGAAATCATCAGCTGCATATTCAG GGTTTGGTTCTGGCCTTGAGTTGGGTTCAATGGTTGGTGCTTCTTCTGGTTTAAAAGAAGGAGGTGGACAGCAATCCCGGTTTAAATGGATGATGGAAGGTCACTCACCAGCTCCCTCCTCTCCAGACAGCGCAATTCACAAAAATG GCCCCATTGCTGCTCCTGTGAAGAGAGGTAGCTCGCCATACTCCCAGTATGAGATGCTGGGGGTGGATAGTTTGGGTGTGCCTTCAGACAGCTGGCAGAGAACCCCTGGGAACAAAATGGGAAACAAAACGGGCACATCCACATGGCCTCCAG AATTCCAGCCAGGGGTGCCTTGGAAAGGAATTCCGAGTGTTGATCCAGAATCAGACCCCTACATGACCCCTGGAGGTATACTGAGCTCATCGACCGTGTCGAGCATCAATGATACTGAGCACCCGTTGCTTCGAGATAACACAG AATCAACCCCCTCCCTAAACACCTTGCTGCCTTCACCTGGTGCCTGGCCCTACAGTGCCTCAGACAGCCCCCTCAACAATGCACACAATCCAG CTAAGTACACAGAGTACAAGCCAAGCTGGCCCCCTGAGCCTATTGGACACAACAAGCCTTGGAAGACCAATCGCAGCACTTCCCAGCTGCCACGCCCACCTCCTGGACTAACCCATCAGAAGCAGCCCTCTGTGTCCCCGTGGGCGGGAGGAGCACCACGCTTGGGCAGGGGCTGGGGTGGCTCTGGAGGCAGCCAAGAAAGCAGATACGGGCCTG GCTCAACATGGAGTGATGGTGGAGCTTCAAGGGGAAGCTGTTGGCTGGTGCTAAGTAATCTTACTCCCCAG ATTGATGGTTCCACACTGCGCACTATCTGTATGCAGCATGGTCCACTGTTGACCTTTCACCTTGGTCTAACCCAGGGCAGTGCTCTGATTCGCTACAGTACTCGCCAAGAAGCAGCCAAAGCTCAGAGTGCCCTGCACAT GTGCGTTCTGGGCAACACCACAATCCTGGCTGAGTTTGTGAGCGAGGAGGAGGTCGCTCGCTATTTTGCACATTCCCAGGCAGGTGGAGCTGGGAGCACAACTGGAGCCAGTGCGGGCGGCGCCGTTACCGGGCCAACAGGAGCGGCGGTGTCGTCTGGCCCCGGAGCAGTGGGTGCTGGAAGTGCCGGGAGTATACCTGGTGGAGAGAGGGAGCGGCCTGGTGGAGGAAGCACTATTGCAGGAGGTAGCAACAACGGGGCCGTTGGTGGACCTGCAGGGTCTGGCTGGCAGAGTTTGGACGGTACGGGCAACTCCCCTGATCCAGTCTCAGCCCAAGGCTCCGGTCTGGGCATCTTCGCCCAGTGGAGCAACGGTGCAGGCGGAGGTGTAATGGGCAGCGGCACGGCAGGCGTGGAGCCGTCCAGGCAGGGGCTTTGGGGGGGCATGGCAGCAGGGTACcccagcagcagcctgtgggggTCTCCTGCTTTGGAAGACCGGCACCAAATGAGCAGCCCTGCAGCACTGTTGCCTGGAGACCTGCTGGGTGGCGGGTCCGACTCTATCTGA